The sequence TGCGAAGTCCGCGGGGTTGAGCGAGACGCTGATTGAAGAGCTTGTCGCCAAACACTCTGCTGCCCGCAAAGCGAAAGATTTCAAAACGAGCGACGCGATTCGCAACCAGCTCGCCGAACAAGGCATCATGCTGGAGAACACGAAGGATGGGGTGAGGTGGAAACGGAAGTAATTGGTAATTGTTGATACCCAATTGACGATTGAAAAGCGTCGAGTCGCATCCGCGATATACAATCCGCAGCAGCTATCAGCGTACGTGCAAATCCTTTGAATCAGTCACCGGTGCTTTCGACGGCGGGCAATTCCACTCCGAGTTCACGCGGCCGCCTGGGGCGGGCTCCAGTGACGAGGATTACGCTGGCAATGATGATGGCGCTGCCGCCCAGCATCCACTTGTCAATGGTTTCGTTGCGGAAGAGCCAACCGAGAAAGACGGCAACGATTGGATTCACGTAGGCGTAGGTGGCAACCTTCGAGGTGGGAACGTTTTTCAGCAACCAGATGTAGGCGGTAAATCCTGCCCAGGAGCCGGCGATGACGAGATAGCTGATGGCGAGAACAGCGTCGCGATCCCAGTGGGTTCGCGGGAGTTCGCCGAGGGAGGCGCCGACGAGAAGGTTGACGATGCCAGCCATCAGCATCTCCCAGCCGCTGGCGCCATAGGCGTCGACGCCGACGTGCCATCGTTTCGAGAGGATGGAGCCGCTGGCCCAACTGAAGCTGGCTGTGAGAACCAGCGCCATTCCGAAGACTTCGCGATGCCCAAAGCTGGTGCCGAGCCGCAGTTTGGGCCACATAAGCACCGCGACACCGGCGACCCCGAAGACTATGCCGACGACGGCCCGCCCGGAGAAGTGCTCGCCCTTTCGGCTGAGGCGCTCAAGGAGCAAAAACCACAGCGGAGTAATGGCAATGAGGAGCGCGGCGAGGCCAGTGGGAATCATTTGCTCGGCCCATCCAAGAACGACGTTGCTGGTGACGAGAAGCAACGTGCCGATGATGGTGAGGCGGAGGAGTTCGCGGGCGGAGACGGCTATGGAGCTGCCGGATAGTTTGCGCCAGAGAAGCATCAAGGCTCCGGCGGTGATGAAGCGCGCGGCGCCCATCATCGGCGGGGAGACGTGATCGACAGCGACGCCGATGGCCAGGTAGGTCGATCCCCAAAGGATGTAAACCATGGCGAATGCGACGATGACCTTGAGCCGGAATTGTCGCTGAGCTTCAGACATTAGCTGGAGAGTGCCCAGAATCACGATAGCAGACAGAAAAGGGTCGCCCCAGGAAAAGAAGCCAGGGCGGGGGCCGAAAACCGCGGATCCCACGCCGCGCTCGGGACTTCGTTAGCGGGAGTACGCCCGCTAACGCCGAAGGTTACTTTCGTTCCTTGGCCGGATTGCGGTTTCGTCGTAGGGTATCGGTACAGTGGGGAAGGCGTATGACCGAAGGGACGATTCCGATATCTTCCGCAGAAGCTGAGCAGGCGCCGATGATTGAGAAGCGGCGTTATCCGCGTTACCGGATTGACGTTGCCGTCAAGGTGAAAGTCAAGACGAGCAGCGGAATCGCGAGCTATTGCTATGGACGAGGCGGCGACATCAGCGAAGGTGGAATGGCAATAGAAGTAGCGCACGAGCTTTCGCGCGGGAACCTGATTCGACTTTCAGTGACCTTGCCGCATTGCGAGCGTGCGATAGAGTGCGACGCCGTGGTGCGGCATCGCAATCAGTTTCACTATGGGCTGGAGTTTCGCGAACTCGCGGAAAAGGATCGGATGTTGTTGATGCGGGCGTGCCAGGCGATGGGAGTGGTGCAATAAAAATACACCTGAAGAACTGAGAGTCAGTCGTAATTATCCTGCCCAAAAAGAGCTTAAGCGGCGGCACGCCAAGCTCGCCTTCCTGCTGACGAAATAAAACAGAGTTAGAAAGGAATAAGGCGTGCGGGTCACTCCCGCTTCTTGCTTTATGTCGGTCGTCCCTGGTTGATGCTGTGCAGCTTTTGGCCGGTGAGCAAGATGTAGTGCACGCCAGACAAAGTGGTCAGGGCGAAGGTCGCGTACAGAAAAGACTTGCGGAGCAGAAACACGGCGTTGGCATCGCTGATATTGGCGAGCAGGACGAAGAAAATCGCACCAACCTGGGCGACGGTGTTCAGTTTGCCGAAGATGCTTGGGCGGAAGTCGTGGATGTTGGTCGTCATATAGAGCACGGCGGCGATGGCGAGGATGCAGAGATCGCGGCTGAAGACCAGCACGGTGTAACGCCATGGAATCTGGCGGGTAAATGACAACACCATAAACAAAGAGCTGAGCAGGAGTTTGTCGGCAATGGGATCAAGGAACTGGCCTACGCGGGTTCGCTGCTCGAGGACGCGGGCGAGGAGGCCATCAAGGGCGTCGCTGAGGCCGGCGGCGATAAACAGGCCGAGCGCCCAGACGTAGTCATGATCGAGGACGTTCATGACGACGAAGGGAACGAAGATCAACCGCAACAGCGTCAACTGGTTCGGCGCTGTCCAGAAGCGGTCTTTCATCCACCCACCTCGCGGTAGAAGACCTCGATGGCGTTGTGCCCGGACTTACCGAGGAAGCGCTCTGAGAGCGATGGGACATCGCCATAGCGGGCGTCGAGTTCGATGCGTTCGACGCGATGCATGGGGAAGAAGACGACGGCGGGATCGGCGTTTTCACCGGCCTTGATCTGGTGAGCGAAGTCGTCGAGGGATTCGAGCGAGATGCCGCGAACTGTGACTCCGGCGACTGTCATTGCCAGCACCGCTCCCCAGAACTTCTCGCGTGGAGAGTTCAGTGTGACCAGTACCATGGACCCGTGATCGAAGGGTGCCCCGGGCATCAGGGTGTCTGCCATATGAGAATTGTAATTCGAAGAAGGCTAACTGAGAATCGTGCCTTTAAGGATCGCTCCCATCGTGCCATTGGAAAGGCTCGCGGCAGGATCCCGATGGGATTCGTGCGCGCTTCGGGGTGCCTTAGATACGAAAGTAGAAAACCCGCGGCTTGAGCGCGGGTTCGTTGACGGCTGAACTGTCCGACAGTGGACTACTTGCGACCGGACATTTCGCCTTCCTTGTACATGTACTTGATCGACGGTTTATAAATCAGAAGATTTGCGGAATTATTGCGGGTTACCTTGATGCAGTTCTTGTCATACCACTCGATAACGCCGTGAATCTCTTCGCCGTCCTGCAGGACGAAGACCATGGACGTCTTCGACTGCATCTGCTTCTGGTAGTAGAAATTCTCGGCGTGTGTCTGATCGGGTGGCGGAGTTTTCTTGCCGGTGCCGTTTGTGCGACGCTCGCGATCGCCGTTTTCGTTGGCGCGTGGGGCGTTTTCGCGAGGCTCACGGGAAAGGGTTGGGCGAATCAGCTTGCGGTTTCCGAAGGATTCCGGCTCGGGTGCCCGCCCAACTGCGGTTGAATCCATTCCATTCTTCATGGTGACTGCTCTCCACCTGGAAATGAAACG is a genomic window of Terriglobia bacterium containing:
- a CDS encoding EamA family transporter; the encoded protein is MSEAQRQFRLKVIVAFAMVYILWGSTYLAIGVAVDHVSPPMMGAARFITAGALMLLWRKLSGSSIAVSARELLRLTIIGTLLLVTSNVVLGWAEQMIPTGLAALLIAITPLWFLLLERLSRKGEHFSGRAVVGIVFGVAGVAVLMWPKLRLGTSFGHREVFGMALVLTASFSWASGSILSKRWHVGVDAYGASGWEMLMAGIVNLLVGASLGELPRTHWDRDAVLAISYLVIAGSWAGFTAYIWLLKNVPTSKVATYAYVNPIVAVFLGWLFRNETIDKWMLGGSAIIIASVILVTGARPRRPRELGVELPAVESTGD
- a CDS encoding PilZ domain-containing protein, with amino-acid sequence MTEGTIPISSAEAEQAPMIEKRRYPRYRIDVAVKVKVKTSSGIASYCYGRGGDISEGGMAIEVAHELSRGNLIRLSVTLPHCERAIECDAVVRHRNQFHYGLEFRELAEKDRMLLMRACQAMGVVQ
- a CDS encoding CDP-alcohol phosphatidyltransferase family protein encodes the protein MKDRFWTAPNQLTLLRLIFVPFVVMNVLDHDYVWALGLFIAAGLSDALDGLLARVLEQRTRVGQFLDPIADKLLLSSLFMVLSFTRQIPWRYTVLVFSRDLCILAIAAVLYMTTNIHDFRPSIFGKLNTVAQVGAIFFVLLANISDANAVFLLRKSFLYATFALTTLSGVHYILLTGQKLHSINQGRPT